In Paracoccus jeotgali, the following are encoded in one genomic region:
- a CDS encoding acyl-CoA synthetase encodes MTRNFGFRGAADRDAVEREMPYEERDNGRTVYEVLSRTAERFPDRPAVSFQLLSGPRDHATTLTWREFRQRVTETANLLRKLGVGPNDTVAYLLPNSIETPVVLLAGMTVGVVSPINPLLEADHIASLLRATRAKVLVTLKSFPKSDVAQKAAEAVAQAPDVQHVLEIDLNRHLTGLKKFIVPLARPKVTVKHHAKVHNFEACASAENHDRLEFDDPPEDRVAAYFHTGGTTGLPKVAQHKFSGMIYNGFLGGSLLFDENDVLICPLPLFHVFAAYPILMSCVFSGAHMVMPTPAGYRGDGVFDNFWKLIERWQVTFLIAVPTAISALMQRPVNADVSSLRTAISGSAPLPIELYTRFKTATGVEIAEGYGLTEATCLVSCNPVDGAKKVGSVGLPLPYTHVRILRRNGDGFIECATDEVGEICVASPGIFEGSTYTEADKNRDLFAEGRFLRTGDLGRMDADGYLWITGRAKDLIIRGGHNIDPAEIEDALLSHPAVASVGAIGQPDSFAGELPCVYVELVADSTVTQDELMEHARSHIKERAAVPKYLEILDELPKTAVGKIFKPDLRKLAIARVYNQALDGTGAHVVQVVEDKKRGLVAKLARDAGTDEAEVRQRLGQFTRPWDWV; translated from the coding sequence ATGACCAGGAATTTCGGATTTCGCGGCGCCGCCGACCGTGACGCGGTCGAGCGTGAGATGCCCTATGAGGAACGCGACAACGGCCGCACCGTCTATGAGGTGCTGTCGCGCACGGCCGAGCGCTTTCCCGACCGCCCGGCGGTCAGCTTTCAACTGCTGTCCGGTCCCCGCGACCATGCCACCACCCTGACCTGGCGCGAGTTCCGCCAGCGCGTGACCGAGACCGCCAACCTGCTGCGCAAGCTGGGCGTGGGGCCGAACGATACCGTCGCCTATCTGCTGCCCAACAGCATCGAGACCCCGGTGGTGCTGCTGGCCGGGATGACGGTGGGCGTGGTCAGCCCGATCAACCCGCTGCTCGAGGCCGATCACATCGCCTCGCTGCTGCGCGCCACCCGCGCCAAGGTGCTGGTCACGCTGAAATCCTTTCCCAAATCGGATGTCGCGCAAAAGGCCGCAGAGGCGGTCGCGCAGGCCCCGGACGTCCAGCATGTGCTGGAAATCGACCTGAACCGGCATCTGACCGGGCTGAAGAAATTCATCGTCCCGCTGGCCCGGCCCAAGGTCACGGTCAAGCATCACGCCAAGGTCCATAATTTCGAGGCCTGCGCCTCGGCCGAAAACCACGACCGGCTGGAATTCGACGACCCGCCCGAGGATCGCGTCGCCGCCTATTTCCACACCGGCGGCACCACCGGCCTGCCCAAGGTGGCGCAGCACAAGTTTTCGGGCATGATCTATAACGGCTTTCTGGGCGGCTCGCTGCTGTTCGACGAAAACGACGTGCTGATCTGCCCGCTGCCGCTGTTCCACGTCTTTGCCGCCTATCCGATCCTGATGAGCTGCGTGTTTTCCGGCGCCCACATGGTCATGCCGACCCCCGCCGGCTATCGCGGCGACGGCGTCTTCGACAACTTCTGGAAGCTGATCGAGCGCTGGCAGGTGACCTTCCTGATCGCGGTGCCCACGGCGATCTCGGCGCTGATGCAGCGGCCGGTCAATGCCGATGTGTCGTCGCTGCGGACGGCGATTTCCGGCTCGGCCCCGCTACCGATCGAGCTTTACACCCGTTTCAAGACCGCGACCGGGGTCGAGATCGCCGAAGGCTACGGCCTGACCGAGGCCACCTGCCTTGTCTCCTGCAATCCGGTGGACGGGGCCAAGAAGGTCGGCTCGGTCGGGCTGCCGCTGCCCTATACCCATGTCCGCATCCTGCGCCGCAATGGCGACGGGTTCATCGAATGCGCGACCGACGAGGTGGGCGAGATCTGCGTCGCCAGCCCCGGCATCTTCGAGGGCTCGACCTATACCGAGGCTGACAAGAACCGCGACCTGTTCGCCGAGGGGCGCTTCCTGCGCACCGGCGATCTGGGCCGGATGGATGCCGACGGCTATCTGTGGATCACCGGCCGGGCCAAGGATCTGATCATCCGCGGCGGCCACAACATCGACCCCGCCGAGATCGAGGACGCGCTGCTCTCGCACCCCGCCGTGGCCTCGGTCGGTGCCATAGGCCAGCCGGATTCCTTCGCGGGCGAGCTGCCCTGCGTCTATGTCGAGCTGGTGGCCGATTCGACGGTCACGCAGGACGAGCTGATGGAACACGCCCGCAGCCACATCAAGGAACGCGCGGCGGTCCCGAAATATCTGGAAATTCTGGACGAATTGCCGAAAACGGCGGTCGGGAAGATCTTCAAGCCCGATCTGCGCAAGCTGGCCATCGCCCGCGTCTATAATCAGGCGCTGGACGGCACCGGCGCCCATGTCGTGCAGGTGGTCGAGGACAAGAAGCGCGGCCTTGTCGCCAAGCTGGCGCGGGACGCCGGCACGGACGAGGCCGAGGTCCGCCAGCGTCTGGGCCAGTTCACGCGGCCCTGGGACTGGGTCTAG
- a CDS encoding MarR family winged helix-turn-helix transcriptional regulator has translation MERIDACLMALRRIIRATEIHRKEVAQHIGITPVQLRVVQIIAETGATTGSAIAKRMHVSQATVSALIDRLEQAGLVERRRDAGDKRQTLLTLTPAGQATHDAAPDALQQQLVRKFQGLETWEQAMLVASLERIVAMLDAGDEPVGALLDTHEI, from the coding sequence ATGGAACGGATCGACGCCTGTCTGATGGCCTTGCGCCGCATCATCCGCGCGACCGAGATCCACCGCAAGGAGGTCGCGCAGCACATCGGCATCACGCCGGTGCAACTGCGCGTGGTGCAGATCATCGCCGAGACCGGGGCCACCACCGGCAGCGCCATTGCCAAGCGGATGCATGTCTCGCAGGCGACGGTGTCGGCGCTGATCGACCGGCTGGAACAGGCCGGGCTGGTGGAACGCCGCCGCGACGCGGGCGACAAGCGCCAGACGCTGCTGACGCTGACCCCCGCCGGGCAGGCGACCCACGACGCCGCGCCCGATGCGCTGCAACAGCAGCTTGTGCGCAAGTTTCAGGGCTTGGAGACGTGGGAGCAGGCGATGCTGGTCGCCAGCTTGGAACGGATCGTCGCCATGCTGGATGCGGGCGACGAGCCGGTGGGCGCCCTGCTGGACACGCACGAGATCTAA
- the ectA gene encoding diaminobutyrate acetyltransferase yields the protein MTDTIHTPPDRTSFRKPRASDGSDIWALVRACKPLDENSMYCNLLQCDHFADSCIIAERDGRPVGWISGYLRPGAPDTLFVWQVAVHPDARGLGLGSRMLDALLARDEMKPVRQLQTTITRDNAPSWALFRSLAARHGSELSETPYFTQDRHFAGAAPTEHMVTIPLGAAMARVA from the coding sequence GTGACGGATACGATCCACACGCCACCTGACCGGACCAGTTTCCGCAAGCCGCGCGCCAGCGACGGCAGCGACATCTGGGCGCTGGTGCGGGCCTGCAAGCCGCTGGACGAGAACAGCATGTATTGCAACCTGCTCCAATGCGACCACTTCGCCGATAGCTGCATCATCGCCGAGCGCGATGGCCGGCCGGTCGGCTGGATCTCGGGCTACCTGCGGCCCGGCGCGCCGGACACGCTGTTTGTCTGGCAGGTCGCCGTCCACCCCGACGCGCGGGGTCTTGGCCTCGGCTCTCGGATGCTGGATGCGCTGCTGGCGCGGGACGAGATGAAGCCCGTCCGTCAGTTGCAGACCACCATCACCCGCGACAATGCCCCCAGCTGGGCGCTGTTTCGCAGCCTCGCCGCCCGCCATGGCAGCGAGTTGAGCGAGACGCCGTATTTCACCCAAGATCGCCATTTCGCCGGGGCAGCGCCGACCGAGCACATGGTCACGATCCCCCTTGGCGCCGCCATGGCGCGTGTGGCCTGA
- the ectB gene encoding diaminobutyrate--2-oxoglutarate transaminase, which yields MTTAKAADTTIFTRRESEARSYCRSFPTVFTKASGAIMTDVQGREYIDFLAGCSSLNYGHNDPDMKSALIDHISRDGIAHGLDMYTDTKAAFLEAFENLILRPRGMDYKVMMTGPTGTNAVEAAIKLARKVTGRRNIVAFTNAFHGMTMGSLALTGNTAKREGAGGGSLADVTHMPFENAMGDNNTLEYIEWVLENPSSGMDDPAAFIVEPVQGEGGLNAASAEWLQGVERLARKHGALFIIDDIQSGIGRTGPYFSTEGMGLNPDMITQAKSFSGMGLPFAALLIRPDHDIWKPAEHNGTFRGNTHAFVTARVALEKFWSDDAFQKETLRKAKYLEDRLTEISAQIPGSALKGRGMMRGIDVGSGELASDICARCFEAGLIIETSGAHDEVVKVLAPLTIPDAVFAKGLNILESAVSAATGNNQIAAE from the coding sequence ATGACGACTGCCAAAGCAGCCGATACGACCATCTTTACCCGCCGCGAAAGCGAAGCGCGCAGCTATTGCCGCAGCTTTCCCACCGTCTTCACCAAAGCCAGCGGCGCCATCATGACCGATGTGCAAGGCCGCGAATACATTGATTTCCTTGCCGGATGTTCCTCGCTGAACTATGGCCACAACGATCCCGACATGAAAAGCGCGCTGATCGACCATATCAGCCGCGACGGCATCGCCCATGGCCTGGACATGTATACCGACACCAAGGCCGCCTTTCTGGAAGCCTTTGAAAACCTGATCCTTCGCCCGCGCGGCATGGATTACAAGGTGATGATGACCGGCCCGACCGGCACCAACGCCGTCGAGGCCGCGATCAAGCTGGCCCGCAAGGTCACCGGGCGGCGCAATATCGTCGCTTTCACCAACGCCTTCCACGGCATGACCATGGGCAGCCTGGCGCTGACCGGCAACACCGCCAAGCGCGAAGGCGCGGGCGGCGGCAGCCTTGCCGACGTTACCCACATGCCGTTCGAGAACGCGATGGGCGACAACAACACGCTGGAATATATCGAGTGGGTGCTGGAAAACCCGTCCTCGGGCATGGACGATCCGGCGGCCTTCATCGTTGAACCCGTGCAGGGCGAAGGCGGTCTGAACGCCGCCTCGGCCGAATGGCTGCAGGGTGTCGAACGGCTGGCCCGCAAGCATGGCGCGCTGTTCATCATCGACGACATCCAGTCGGGCATCGGCCGGACCGGCCCCTATTTCAGCACCGAAGGCATGGGGCTGAACCCCGACATGATCACGCAGGCGAAATCCTTCAGCGGGATGGGTCTGCCCTTTGCCGCGCTGCTGATCCGGCCGGACCACGACATCTGGAAGCCGGCCGAACATAACGGCACCTTCCGCGGCAATACCCACGCCTTTGTCACCGCCCGCGTCGCGCTGGAAAAGTTCTGGTCGGATGACGCGTTCCAGAAGGAAACGCTTCGCAAGGCAAAGTATCTTGAGGATCGGCTGACCGAAATCTCGGCCCAGATCCCCGGTTCGGCCCTGAAGGGTCGGGGCATGATGCGCGGCATCGATGTGGGCAGCGGCGAGCTGGCCAGCGACATCTGCGCGCGCTGCTTTGAAGCCGGGCTGATCATCGAGACCTCGGGCGCGCATGATGAGGTGGTCAAGGTGCTGGCCCCGCTGACCATCCCGGACGCGGTCTTTGCCAAGGGCCTGAACATACTGGAATCGGCGGTTTCGGCCGCGACCGGCAACAACCAGATCGCAGCGGAGTAA
- a CDS encoding ectoine synthase, with protein MIVRDFHKLKNTDKSVSDARWNSVRMLLADDGMGFSFHITTLEAGSEHTFHYKNHFESVYCMSGKGSITDLATGETHEIRPGVMYALNLHDRHTLRAEEELVMACCFNPPVTGTEVHREDGSYAAADET; from the coding sequence ATGATCGTTCGTGATTTCCACAAGCTGAAGAACACCGACAAATCGGTCAGCGATGCGCGCTGGAACAGCGTGCGGATGCTGCTGGCCGATGACGGGATGGGGTTTTCCTTCCACATCACCACGCTGGAAGCCGGGTCGGAGCATACCTTCCACTACAAGAACCACTTCGAAAGCGTCTATTGCATGTCGGGCAAGGGCAGCATCACCGATCTGGCCACTGGCGAGACGCACGAGATCCGCCCCGGCGTCATGTATGCCCTGAACCTGCATGACCGCCACACCCTGCGGGCCGAGGAAGAGCTGGTCATGGCCTGCTGCTTCAACCCGCCCGTGACCGGGACCGAGGTTCACCGCGAAGACGGCAGCTATGCCGCTGCAGACGAAACCTGA